A region of Sugiyamaella lignohabitans strain CBS 10342 chromosome A, complete sequence DNA encodes the following proteins:
- the RTG1 gene encoding Rtg1p (Transcription factor (bHLH) involved in interorganelle communication; contributes to communication between mitochondria, peroxisomes, and nucleus; target of Hog1p; GO_component: GO:0005737 - cytoplasm [Evidence IDA] [PMID 10848632]; GO_component: GO:0005634 - nucleus [Evidence IEA,IEA]; GO_component: GO:0005634 - nucleus [Evidence IDA] [PMID 10848632]; GO_function: GO:0003677 - DNA binding [Evidence IEA]; GO_function: GO:0046983 - protein dimerization activity [Evidence IEA]; GO_function: GO:0000981 - sequence-specific DNA binding RNA polymerase II transcription factor activity [Evidence IDA,IMP] [PMID 7493987]; GO_function: GO:0000981 - sequence-specific DNA binding RNA polymerase II transcription factor activity [Evidence IDA,IMP] [PMID 8422683]; GO_process: GO:0071400 - cellular response to oleic acid [Evidence IMP] [PMID 12393187]; GO_process: GO:0031930 - mitochondria-nucleus signaling pathway [Evidence IDA] [PMID 7493987]; GO_process: GO:0031930 - mitochondria-nucleus signaling pathway [Evidence IMP] [PMID 8422683]; GO_process: GO:0045944 - positive regulation of transcription from RNA polymerase II promoter [Evidence IMP] [PMID 12393187]; GO_process: GO:0045944 - positive regulation of transcription from RNA polymerase II promoter [Evidence IDA] [PMID 7493987]; GO_process: GO:0045944 - positive regulation of transcription from RNA polymerase II promoter [Evidence IMP] [PMID 8422683]; GO_process: GO:0006355 - regulation of transcription, DNA-templated [Evidence IEA,IEA]; GO_process: GO:0006351 - transcription, DNA-templated [Evidence IEA]) has translation MPSAPYIKREDDDGGGGPGDYPVFPSGGSNNNNYGPDSQARLMSREVLTRGFNSFDDTNANQASSMIDESDLLDLEGIGSPEVQNAYGRNQGAQQGISLTAGAGSIPGTTSNFVHSGNSVTSATSAPRDFSRNAAQQSYKSNLPLGTTPPIPESTSPFDNFLYNQARFGANANNTGGNINTNQQQGLAANSGNFQQPSGQLAGLGNPQIHIQNQSHSSQPQTQGQQQNFISSKHNRFPSTGNASLGPGSYTSPRPESHVDRFMHENAIASNSSTPIGSYDGNYSTSPGFSVGSTGGGFSLPNYGIGGSSAAGGSSSIGKAMILNSDDKQQQLLERRRKRRESHNAVERRRRDNINEKIKELSELIPEKFLMAGMDQQLLQKGMDDRPNKGTILARSVDYIRQLQAIIDDQNRAELDLQDLVNSLQRNLGVAVTEYKYTSAELALSRLGIGPQISGATPPVMPNTGIGTGSGPDDLKSPMSNSSQSSRPTNNESGALSDTAQPNRNLPGGSGSTHIGGPTAGSGNNSASGSGSGQMATNTLSPSQHRGNQGGSHEDRSTNETPEFTPEFDIDFYQRQGYAPQDESAIFDDDYGYNR, from the coding sequence ATGCCTTCTGCTCCGTACATCAAACgtgaggatgacgacggCGGTGGTGGTCCTGGCGACTATCCCGTTTTTCCCAGTGGAGGTagtaataacaacaattaTGGCCCTGATTCCCAGGCCAGATTGATGTCAAGAGAGGTTCTTACACGAGGTTTCAATTCTTTTGATGATACAAATGCCAATCAAGCTTCATCTATGATTGATGAGTCGGATTTATTAGATCTGGAAGGCATCGGTTCGCCCGAGGTTCAAAATGCTTATGGACGAAACCAAGGTGCTCAACAAGGGATAAGCTTGactgctggagctggttctATTCCTGGCACTACTTCTAATTTTGTGCACAGTGGTAATAGTGTCACTTCAGCTACTTCGGCACCACGGGATTTCTCTCGTAATGCTGCACAACAGTCTTATAAGTCTAATTTACCACTCGGCACTACACCTCCTATCCCCGAATCAACATCTCCTTTTGACAACTTTTTGTACAATCAAGCGAGATTTGGTGCAAACGCTAATAATACTGGCGGTAACATCAACACGAACCAACAACAAGGCTTAGCAGCAAATTCTGGTAACTTCCAACAACCAAGTGGTCAATTGGCAGGCTTAGGCAATCCTCAGATCCATATACAGAACCAGTCTCACTCATCGCAACCACAAACCCAgggccagcagcagaattttatcagcagtaAACATAATAGATTTCCCTCGACTGGAAACGCTTCTCTTGGTCCTGGTAGCTACACCTCCCCCAGACCAGAGTCTCATGTTGATAGATTTATGCATGAAAACGCCATAGCCAGTAACTCTAGTACTCCAATTGGTTCATATGATGGGAATTATTCGACCAGTCCAGGTTTCTCTGTGGGGTCTACTGGTGGCGGATTTTCTCTGCCAAACTATGGTATTGGTGggtcttctgctgctggtggtagtagcagcataGGAAAGGCCATGATTCTCAATTCTGACGATAAACAGCAACAATTACTAGAACGCAGAAGAAAACGACGAGAATCTCACAACGCAGTAGAACGTCGTCGTcgtgataatattaatgaaAAAATCAAGGAATTGTCTGAATTGATTCCAGAGAAGTTTCTTATGGCCGGCATGGACCAACAGCTACTACAGAAAGGAATGGACGACAGACCCAATAAAGGTACAATTCTAGCTCGTAGTGTTGACTATATTCGTCAATTACAAGCCATTATTGACGACCAGAATAGAGCTGAATTAGATCTTCAGGACCTTGTCAACTCACTCCAGCGTAACCTTGGCGTTGCTGTCACGGAATACAAATATACATCAGCCGAACTAGCTCTCTCAAGACTTGGAATCGGTCCACAGATCAGTGGTGCCACCCCTCCAGTAATGCCCAACACAGGTATTGGTACAGGATCAGGCCCCGACGACCTGAAATCACCAATGTCGAACAGCAGCCAGTCATCTCGACCGACCAACAACGAGTCTGGTGCTCTATCCGACACAGCACAACCAAACCGGAATCTCCCCGGCGGATCTGGATCCACTCATATTGGTGGACCCACCGCAGGTTCGGGTAACAATTCTGCTAGTGGCAGCGGTAGTGGACAAATGGCCACAAACACCCTGTCTCCATCGCAACACCGAGGAAACCAGGGCGGTTCTCATGAAGATAGATCCACCAATGAAACCCCCGAGTTCACCCCGGAATTCGACATCGACTTCTACCAAAGGCAGGGCTATGCGCCACAAGACGAGTCGGCCATATTCGATGACGATTACGGCTACAATCGATAG
- the EMI5 gene encoding succinate dehydrogenase assembly factor SDH5, which translates to MLRRLPLVSRPISRVAVLSRAPLLIRFQSTNNRAPAVSEEEIVTSKIELKVQPLPRPGEETETKRARLLYQSRKRGILETDLILSKFAKVYLGTMSREEMDEYDELLDEQDWDIYYWATRNNDVKPCPERWEKSPLMAKLRDLAENREKEVLRMPDL; encoded by the coding sequence ATGCTGAGGAGATTACCGTTGGTTTCGAGACCTATCAGTCGTGTGGCAGTTCTGTCAAGAGCACCATTGCTCATCCGTTTTCAAagcaccaacaacagaGCTCCGGCCGTGTCTGAAGAGGAGATTGTGACATCTAAAATCGAGTTAAAGGTACAACCATTGCCACGACCTGGTGAGGAGACTGAGACTAAGCGTGCTCGATTATTATATCAAAGTCGTAAGAGAGGTATTTTGGAAACAGATTTGATTCTCAGCAAGTTCGCTAAAGTGTACCTCGGCACTATGTCTCGTGAGGAGATGGACGAGTATGACGAGCTCCTGGATGAGCAGGACTGGGATATTTACTATTGGGCTACCAGAAATAACGATGTCAAGCCATGCCCTGAGAGATGGGAGAAAAGCCCCCTCATGGCCAAACTGCGTGATTTGGCTGAAAACCGCGAGAAAGAGGTGCTCCGCATGCCAGACCTCTAA
- the ATG18 gene encoding phosphoinositide binding protein ATG18 produces the protein MKLLHTIETAPNPNAVCSLSASSENCYMVYPSAAPVSSGLSIGSGVGGAGIGITGNGGAGGAGGATAVTSPNRTGELKIFDCISLQPVNVIEAHKGPLSVVTLNNDGTLLATASDKGTIIRIFAVPSGQKLYQFRRGTYPSKIFSINFNLNSTLLCVSSATETVHIFKLSTKSGAKVLAQGSNPQPGLPTGYSNNSADGTTSVSEGSNANSTSSSASVDGPGDSSITREDDDSDGDLGTGGVSGDGLSSEPVGPVRSESQGRFSGTAAMGFIRKQSISKHVAGYLPNAVSNILEPKTRDFAYFKLPAPPGVKSVVAFSNSSTHALVVTSEGYFYQYAIDLDNGGECELVKQFSLLDSEEY, from the coding sequence ATGAAACTGTTGCACACAATCGAGACGGCGCCTAATCCCAATGCAGTGTGCTCATTATCGGCATCATCAGAGAACTGCTACATGGTATACCCCTCGGCTGCTCCAGTTAGCAGTGGCCTGAGTATTGGATCCGGTGTAGGTGGGGCTGGTATCGGTATTACAGGAaatggtggtgctggtggtgccgGTGGTGCGACCGCAGTCACATCGCCTAATCGCACGGGTGAATTAAAGATATTCGACTGTATCTCGCTCCAACCAGTAAATGTAATTGAAGCTCATAAGGGTCCATTATCGGTAGTCACGCTCAATAATGACGGTACATTGCTTGCAACAGCGTCGGATAAAGGAACTATTATCCGGATTTTCGCGGTTCCTAGTGGCCAGAAACTATACCAGTTTCGACGAGGTACCTATCCATCCAAGATCTTCTCTATCAACTTTAATCTCAACTCGACGTTACTGTGTGTGAGCAGTGCCACAGAAACTGTTCATATATTCAAACTATCGACCAAAAGCGGTGCAAAAGTATTAGCTCAAGGGAGCAACCCGCAACCTGGGCTGCCAACAGGGTACTCTAACAACTCAGCTGATGGGACTACATCTGTCTCAGAGGGTTCTAACGCAAATTCCACATCCAGTTCGGCATCAGTTGATGGGCCTGGCGATAGCAGTATTACAagagaagatgacgacaGCGATGGTGATCTAGGAACTGGTGGTGTTAGTGGAGACGGGCTTTCCAGTGAGCCAGTTGGGCCCGTGAGATCAGAATCACAGGGACGATTTTCTGGAACCGCTGCCATGGGATTTATACGTAAACAATCCATCAGCAAGCACGTCGCAGGGTACCTACCCAACGCAGTATCGAACATCCTGGAACCAAAAACCCGCGATTTCGCCTACTTCAAACTGCCAGCACCTCCTGGAGTCAAGTCGGTCGTCGCATTCAGCAACTCATCAACCCACGCACTCGTGGTGACCTCGGAAGGCTACTTCTACCAGTACGCCATCGACCTCGATAACGGTGGCGAGTGCGAGCTCGTCAAGCAATTCTCGCTCCTCGACTCCGAGGAATACTAA
- the COX23 gene encoding Cox23p (Protein that functions in mitochondrial copper homeostasis; mitochondrial intermembrane space protein; essential for functional cytochrome oxidase expression; homologous to Cox17p; contains twin cysteine-x9-cysteine motifs; GO_component: GO:0005737 - cytoplasm [Evidence IEA,IEA]; GO_component: GO:0005737 - cytoplasm [Evidence IDA] [PMID 14562095]; GO_component: GO:0005737 - cytoplasm [Evidence IDA] [PMID 15145942]; GO_component: GO:0005758 - mitochondrial intermembrane space [Evidence IEA]; GO_component: GO:0005739 - mitochondrion [Evidence IEA]; GO_component: GO:0005739 - mitochondrion [Evidence IDA] [PMID 15145942]; GO_function: GO:0003674 - molecular_function [Evidence ND]; GO_process: GO:0033108 - mitochondrial respiratory chain complex assembly [Evidence IMP] [PMID 19703468]), with protein sequence MPIERDKSKVDFTKDGNYKFFPDEPLDKLHADKFASKEPSQFYDPCAEASKMSLNCLERNNYDKSACLTYFQAYRDCKKTWQRARKAAAYGASSSSS encoded by the coding sequence ATGCCAATTGAACGAGACAAGTCCAAGGTGGACTTCACCAAGGATGGTAATTATAAATTTTTCCCAGATGAGCCTCTAGATAAGTTGCATGCCGACAAGTTTGCGTCTAAGGAGCCATCTCAGTTCTATGACCCCTGTGCCGAGGCTTCGAAGATGAGTCTCAACTGTCTGGAGAGAAACAATTATGACAAGTCGGCCTGTCTGACGTATTTCCAGGCATATCGCGATTGCAAGAAGACCTGGCAAAGAGCCCGTAAGGCTGCCGCTTACGGTgcatcctcttcttcctcgtaG